A window of the Halobacterium hubeiense genome harbors these coding sequences:
- a CDS encoding DUF5788 family protein — protein MREFERKQLLERVDREAATVGASIPDTLDVQGEEFELREFVFEVKKLDAVPAERREDVEDAKKSLRRERLQRRERLEEADISREEGEELVEAIIGIERALNALESLGTTNIEAEIEASERADRKRWFSFLKEALGHDDNEGIKR, from the coding sequence ATGCGCGAGTTCGAGCGGAAGCAGCTCCTCGAGCGCGTCGACCGGGAGGCGGCGACGGTGGGGGCGTCGATTCCCGACACGCTCGACGTACAGGGCGAGGAGTTCGAGTTGCGGGAGTTCGTCTTCGAGGTGAAGAAGCTCGACGCGGTGCCGGCCGAGCGCCGCGAGGACGTCGAGGACGCGAAGAAGTCGCTTCGCCGGGAGCGCCTGCAGCGCCGGGAGCGACTGGAGGAGGCGGACATCAGCCGCGAGGAGGGGGAGGAACTCGTGGAGGCCATCATCGGCATCGAGCGGGCGTTGAACGCGCTGGAGTCGCTGGGGACGACGAACATCGAAGCGGAAATCGAGGCCAGCGAGCGCGCGGACCGCAAGCGGTGGTTCTCGTTCCTGAAGGAGGCGCTGGGCCACGATGACAACGAGGGCATCAAGCGATGA